The proteins below come from a single Oncorhynchus keta strain PuntledgeMale-10-30-2019 chromosome 32, Oket_V2, whole genome shotgun sequence genomic window:
- the LOC118365111 gene encoding zinc finger protein 32-like, giving the protein MSSPIYCPPAKEEEVCWTEKEGLWLNIVVKEEDITVKQEVEGEAVTVKEEKDAFKVKEGEDVTIKEEDAVFGVKEGEITVTLKEEKEEQEEEEETGDLIKTREGPDSHSDSGESPAGESDPETPKPARQHRCSQCGKSFKWLRNLKAHERTHTGENPYNCCHCGKSFTKLGNLKEHERTHTREKRFQCSQCGKRFTQLRYLKQHEEIHTEDRKTYHCSQCGKIFTGLGNLKIHMRIHSGEKPYHCSHCVKRFTQLGSLKTHERGHTGEKPYHCSHCERNFRWYASLKEHERIHTGEKPYRCSRCEKSFTHRGSLKAHERIHSGEKPYQCSRCEKSFTRLGSLKRHERKHTREKPFQHTNTQEEKTYHCSHCEKTFSQSKDLKSHERIERLCSDLCF; this is encoded by the exons ATGAGCTCGCCAATCTACTGCCCTCCTGctaaagaagaggaggtctgctggacggagaaagaggGTCTGTGGCTGAACATTGTCGTGAAAGAGGAGGATATCACAGTAAAACAAGAAGTAGAGGGTGaagctgttacagtgaaagaagagaaagacgCGTTCAaagtgaaagagggggaggatgttacaataaaagaggaggatgcagtttttggagtgaaggagggagagataactGTCACAttgaaggaggagaaggaagaacaggaggaggaggaggagacaggcgATCTGATTAAAACCA GAGAGGGACCAGACTCTCACTCTGACAGTGGGGAGAGTCCTGCAGGGGAATCGGACCCAGAGACGCCCAAACCAGCGAGACAACACCGctgttcccagtgtggaaagagttttaagtGGTTAAGGAACCTCAAAGCACATGAGAGAACGCATACAGGAGAAAACCCTTACAATTGCTGccactgtggaaagagttttaccaaGTTAGGGAACCTAAAAGagcatgagaggacacacacaagAGAAAAGCGTTTCcaatgttcccagtgtggaaagaggtTTACCCAGTTACGGTACCTGAAACAACATGAAGAAATACACACAGAAGATAGGAAGACCTaccactgctctcagtgtggaaagaTATTTACTGGGTTAGGGAACCTGAAAATACATATGAGAATACActctggagagaagccttaccactgttcCCACTGTGTAAAGAGATTTACTCAGTTAGGGAGCCTGAAAACACATGAGAGGggacacactggagagaagccttatcacTGTTCCCACTGTGAAAGGAATTTTAGGTGGTATGCGAGCCTGAAGgagcatgagagaatacacacaggagaaaagccttaccGATGTTCCCGGTGTGAAAAGAGTTTTACCCATCGAGGGAGCCTGAAAGCGCATGAGAGAATACACTcaggagaaaagccttaccaATGTTCCCGGTGTGAAAAGAGTTTTACCCGGTTAGGGAGCTTGAAAAGGCATGAGAGAAAACACACTAGAGAAAAGCCTTTCCAACATACTAATACACAGGAGGAGAAGACATACCACTGCTCTCATTGTGAAAAGACAT